The window CATGGGCTGGTCATGGGAAGACAGAAACATAATGGGCACACGGGATGTCTTGCGAATTTCCTGACACCAGTAATAGCCATTGAAAAACGGCAGACCAATATCCAGCAAAATCAAATGGGGCTGAAAATCGCTTATTTGGTCCAACACCGTCTGAAAATCTTGGACCTCTTGAACCTGATAACCCCAGTTTGTAAGATTCTTAGCAACTAATTGACTAATAATTCGGTCATCCTCAACCAGAAGAATTCTCTGCATAACATTTTCCCTCTCTTACTATATACTATTTATTATAGCCTAAATTTCAGTAAAAAAGGGGGATTTTCTACATTTCCAACCCAGATTTGTCTTTCCACACATATTTCGTTATACTAGAAAAAAGAAAGGATTGCCATGCCGAATTTACTCAACTACATTGAAGATACCCAATATGACAGCTTTTACGACCAGCCCCTCAACAAACTGGACATTTTGGCCCTGACCGAGCTTTCCTACCTCCCTTTTGACAGACTGGTTCCCGCTTCCTTTACAGAAACTGGCATCCGGCTGGACCATCTGGCAGAGCAGTTTGAGGCCACCTATCAGAATGATTTCCCACCCTTTTCTATGGTGACCAAAAACCGCCTAGCCTTATTTGCCCTTCTAGCCAAATCCATACGCTTCAAGTCTATCAAGGCATTTGGCTTCGTTGACGACTATCAGTTGGACCAAGAACAACAATTCTCCGCTATCAGCTATCGCCTAGATAGACAGACCATCTTGACAGCTTTTCGTGGGACTGATGACACTATCATCGGTTGGAAGGAAGACTTCCACATGACCTATATGGATGAAATTCCTGCCCAGCGTTCTGCAGGTGTTTATCTGGAGAACATAATGTCTAGTCAAATAGGGAATTTCTATGTATCAGGACATTCCAAAGGTGGAAATTTAGCCCTTTATGCTGCTAGCCAGCAAGCTCCTGAGTTGCAAGAACGCATCCTTGCTATTTACTCCTTTGACGCACCCGGGCTCCATAAAAAACATTTAGATGCCCCTGGCTACAGAAACATCCAAGACCGTATCCACCCTATCATTCCTCAAAATTCTATTGTAGGAATGATGTTGGAAACACCTAAAAACGCCCAAATCGTACAAAGTAATACCCTCGGTATCTTACAACACATCAGCTTTTCCTGGGAAATCGAGGGACAGGATTTCAAGTCAGCCCCCACCCTGACCAATGACAGCCTCCAAACCGACCAAACCCTAAAAGCCTGGACTGCCAGCCTGACGGATGAAGAATTAAAAGAATTCTTTGACCTCTTTTTTGGTATTTTCATTCAGGCAGGTATTGAGCGTTTCAGCGACATAACTGTCAATCCCCTACAAAAATTACAGGAAATGGACCGATTAAGGAAAGAATTTTCTCCTCAAGAAGCTGAAATGATGGACAAACTCATTCGGCTACTCTTCGATACACGCTACCAAATATGGAAAGAGCATGTTAACACCTCCATTCCAAGTCCAGACATTTCTCTGCCAGACTGGCGCAAACTCTTCCAATTGGATCATTCAGATAACTCAAAAACTAGCTCAGGTGACTGAACTAGTTTTTGTTATCGAATCTTCTTAAAAATTGAGATAGCTTTTCCAAGCCCTTAATTAAGGTTACTTTTTCACAGGCATAGCCCAGACGGACATAGCCATCACGATCAAACCGATTGCCAGGTACTAGAAGAACACCATGTTCTTGCAAGAGTTGCAAGCAAAATTCTTCCATAGGCATATCCACTGCAATCTTGACAAAGCTTGTAGATACGACCGCTGGTCGAATATAGGAAACCAAGGGTTCCTTCTCAATCCATTGGTCCAAAATTGCTAAATTCTCTTCTAAAATGCGCCGATTTCTCTTCAAAATCTCTTGGCGAGATGCCAGCGCGAGTTGGGCCACCATGTCATCAAAGACACCTGCACAAATCATAGTGTAGTCCCGATAATCTCTCAATATATCTGTCACTTCAAGATTGGCTGCCACCCAGCCGACACGAATACCTGGCAGAGAATAGGTCTTAGACAGACTATTAACCGCAATACCCCTGTCATAGACATCAATAATAGACGGCACATCCAGTCCAGAAAAAGAACGATAGACTTCATCCGAGAGTATGTAAGCTCCAACTTCACCAGCAATTTCCGCCAATTCTTCCAAATAAGCCCTATCCATGACTGCACCAGTTGGATTATTGGCATTATTGATGCAAATCATCTTAGTGTTAGGACGGATGAGCTGACGCAGTTTTTCCAAGTCTGGTAACCAGCCATGCTCTTCCTCAATCTGCCACAAATCTACTTCTGCTCCTAAGGACTTTGGAATATCGTAGAGTTGTTGGTAGGTCGGGTAGAGAGAAATGACGTGGTCACCTGGCTCAATCAAACTGTAAAGAACTAACAAGTTGGCCCCTGTTGCCCCATTGGTTTGGAGAATTTGTTCGGGACTGACCTGTTCGTAGAGCTGGCTGACAGCCTCTTTAAATGCTGGCGAGCCTTCTATCCAGCCATAGTTGAGCTTGGTGCCCTGCAATTTTTTATAAAAATCCTCAGGATTGGTACCCGACAAGGCGAATAATTCATCTAAGGTTAAGGCAGAAATGGACACTCCTGCAATGTCATAAGTGGCGCTGGTTTCGTGGACATTTAGCCACTCCTCAACACCGAAACGTGGTAATTTCATTTTTATTCCAACTTCATTTTTTTACTGTCTATATTGTACCACATTCTCACATAAAACGTATAAATATTCAAAAAAACCAATTTCTTCTAAGTAAAAGAATAGATGATAAACTAGTGATAAAATAGGATTTTCGCGGGAACCGAATCTGTACAACTTGTAGGCAAAATACAAACATGAGATAAATGACGCAAATCAAAACATCTCAAATCTTCTATCCGACATTAGAGAGCCCTCCAAGAAAACAAATTCCCAAGGCAACTGGTCCCTCCTATTTTACATTGAAATAGGCAATAAAGGATTATTTCCATCCTGCCTGACATCCATATGTAGTCGCTAACTAAAACCAAGCCCAATATTCACCGTAAATAGGATGGAAAGAGAGACGATAAAAAAAAAGGATAAGCATAGAACAAGCTAGAGAAGATAGGCAAACACCAAGAAGGCATATACAAATTTTTTCATGACCAACCTTCCTATTCATTTGTTACCTTAAGTATTTTGGCATATATTTCATTTCAATCACAGAACAAAACATTCTACTCTGACAGTTGACTTTCCGACTCAATTGCCGCCAAGAGTTTGCTATAATAACCCTGCTCATCAGCCAAGAGCGGGCTGTTGGGTAGCATTTTTTTAGCCTGAGCCAGTGATTTCTTCAAAGCCTTGTTATCTTTCGTAATTCGCTGATGGTAGAGAGCCGCAATGACTTGGTAATTCCCCATAGGGTACTTGAGCAGGGACTTGACTTGCTTGTCCTGCCCCAACTCCCTAGCTTCATCTTCCAACCCCTGCAAGATATAAACTTCCAACAAAATAAGCTTGCTTGCTTTGATAATGTAATCATTATCTGATGTGGCGATCAATTGTTCCAAGCGCTCTTGAGCTTGTCGATACTCTCCCTTAAAA is drawn from Streptococcus sp. 29892 and contains these coding sequences:
- a CDS encoding DUF2974 domain-containing protein: MPNLLNYIEDTQYDSFYDQPLNKLDILALTELSYLPFDRLVPASFTETGIRLDHLAEQFEATYQNDFPPFSMVTKNRLALFALLAKSIRFKSIKAFGFVDDYQLDQEQQFSAISYRLDRQTILTAFRGTDDTIIGWKEDFHMTYMDEIPAQRSAGVYLENIMSSQIGNFYVSGHSKGGNLALYAASQQAPELQERILAIYSFDAPGLHKKHLDAPGYRNIQDRIHPIIPQNSIVGMMLETPKNAQIVQSNTLGILQHISFSWEIEGQDFKSAPTLTNDSLQTDQTLKAWTASLTDEELKEFFDLFFGIFIQAGIERFSDITVNPLQKLQEMDRLRKEFSPQEAEMMDKLIRLLFDTRYQIWKEHVNTSIPSPDISLPDWRKLFQLDHSDNSKTSSGD
- a CDS encoding aminotransferase; this encodes MKLPRFGVEEWLNVHETSATYDIAGVSISALTLDELFALSGTNPEDFYKKLQGTKLNYGWIEGSPAFKEAVSQLYEQVSPEQILQTNGATGANLLVLYSLIEPGDHVISLYPTYQQLYDIPKSLGAEVDLWQIEEEHGWLPDLEKLRQLIRPNTKMICINNANNPTGAVMDRAYLEELAEIAGEVGAYILSDEVYRSFSGLDVPSIIDVYDRGIAVNSLSKTYSLPGIRVGWVAANLEVTDILRDYRDYTMICAGVFDDMVAQLALASRQEILKRNRRILEENLAILDQWIEKEPLVSYIRPAVVSTSFVKIAVDMPMEEFCLQLLQEHGVLLVPGNRFDRDGYVRLGYACEKVTLIKGLEKLSQFLRRFDNKN